GAAACTTCATCTGACAATGCTCTGGATTCAAggttttctaaacttttttgtttatttattttttatttctaaactttttgtTTGCCATGAGGCACAGTTTGGGAAATCTATGGAACCCTTCTCAgtgattttaaatgttttttaatataaaaaatacatagaaCATAACAAGGAAACCAActacattaaaataattatcaaaatctcTTAATACCAAATTCACATACGCCCGGTTAAAAACCCCCATTTTAGagagaaacaataaacaaataatgGGAGAGGATCCAAGATTTTGCATTCTCACTCAGTTCTTACAAGAAGTTCAGGGACTCAAAAGCTAGTAATCTGGGACCACCAAGAGCTATGCTATATTCTGGGATGCTATGATCTAGAACCACAATCTGGGGACAACAAACAATATAGCTAGAATTCCTAATTCTGGTTTTTATTAATTCACTGTTGTGTTGAATAAggctcctctctttttttccccactcaggACAAAAGTTACCATAATGCACGGCCACCAGCAAGCACTACTTGTTTGAGCTGTTTGGAAGGCAGCAATTTAAGGACAAACAGGTTCCAAAAAAGCCATATGACCTGAGCCATCCAGGAAATTGTGCCTGCTACTATGGAGAATTACCACACCTAGAAATCTCCAAAACCAACTggaatattggatttttttttttttttaattctagtatTACACTCCCTAAAACATATGGAACTGCCGGGGATAGCAGGCTTCTGATTTTCTTAAGATGAGCAATTCCTAAATCATGATAAACTTCCCCATTACCTACCTTAGAGGTAGTTGCAAAGCCTAACAAAGAAAACTAACAAGTAATGTTGAGCAACCAACCAGTCAGTAGCTTGAAACTATGGGACTGGGAAAACTAAAGATCAAAAATAGGAGTCTGTTTGActgaaagatgaaaaatgaaactaTCAAGCATCTCACTTCTATTCCTTTTCATAATCCATCTTTGCCTTCATCAAGAACAGCAGCCTCCCTACAAGGCACTAGTCCCAACTCTGCCTTCAAATCATCTACTGTACAATAAAAGCACTATTTTCACCTGATCCTCCATTCCTCTAGAATTACTTAACAAGTGAACATGGTACTTTAAGTTTGCAATGCACTTTACATTTTATCATCTCATTCAATTCAAACCCTAGCACataattatcatctccattttacaaatgaggaaacaagcagACAATGATTAAATAACATGCCTGAGGTCCATACAGCAAGTAAACGTCTgaaagagaatttgaactcaggtctttctgaccctAATATTCACTGCATTGCCTCATTATTAATAACTAATGAGCAAGCTATTACTGAATGACACTAACCAGACTCTAGGATATCACAACATTAAGGCCACTGTTACAGTGTAAGAGCAAACAAAGAATTCCCAAAATTAACCAAGAGTATCAATAAACCATTTATAATCCCTAGAACAGGAGtatgacaaagaaaatgaattacatTTCAGAGAAATGGGCCAAATAATAGTACTACTCACGGTTAAGAATCCAAAGCCTTTAGAGCGGCCAGTATCTGGGTCCTTCATGAGGACAATGTTATCAATCTGTCGAGCAAAGAGAGAATGGTTCAGATTATGTTTGCTATGCCTCATCATTGACTCTAACCATCCAAACTGTTCCTGAGATTTGAGACAACTTCATTCCTCCCTCACAAATCACttgtttcttgtcattttagaTCAGAGCTAAAAGTCTACTGTTTTCCCAACAAAACCTTTTCCTGATTAACCTTACTCAATCCCCATCAGCTCAAGACCAAAATTACtccttttctttgacttttaagGAATATTTCATGTGCATTTTTGAGTGTAGGTTCTACACCTAATACAACCCATTCTAAGTATCTATTTGAATGTATGAACCTTTAGTTGTAATGAAGAACACTGGCTCTTCCCACCCTTTCCAGCTCTGCTCCCTAATATCCCATGAAAGTACATACTTTGCCAAAAGGCTCAAAGATGCCCCGCAACATGTCCTCAGTGATATTGAAGTGCAGGGAGCCAACATAGAGTCGCATGGGACCACCACTGCCCTTCTGTAAGTTGTTGGCCATGGCTGCCAAGCGGTTTTTCTcagcctggaaaagaaaaatggtcaTTTCCcaaaatagattcttctccatATTACTTCAAGTACATTTTATTGTCCTTTGCATACTCACCTGAGAGGCCTGCACAATGATGGGGACACCCAACAGCCGCTGCCCTGTTAGTCCAATTGCTAGTGGCACTGACTGGATCTCACAGAACTCCACATAGGCAATGCCCTTAGAACGACGTGAGTTCCGGTCTGAGATAATACGCACGTCACGTACCTGTATAAGACAATGGGGAAACTTAAGAATTGTAGACTCTAAAAGCCAGAAGGGTCTTCTAGCTCAAttccttctttttacagatgagaaaattaagactcAAACATGTTacatgactttcccagggtcactcagctagtatccaagtcaggatttaaatccaggactACCTGACACTAAGTCAGCATTTTATCTACTATACCCATGTTGAGTCTTAGATTGGGTCtacaagaaatagaaagttttCCTATCCCTGGGTTGAGTTACACCAAAAGGGCAGGGGATGATAAGCAGTTTACCTTGCcaacagcagaaaaaaaatcctctagaTCTCGGGGCCGAATGCGGGCAGCCAGCTGCATACAGAAGACTGTGCGAGCATCACGTTCTTCTGGGCTCAGATTGTCAATAGGCTCCCTGAAGAAAAACAAGGGATTAGGGAGATTCCTATTTCCCAATTACTGCTCCCCTTAATGAAGCATATTAATTACTGAAGTAAGTGCAAACAACTTCTGGATTTCAAAATTTATCCAACTCACCGTACAGGGCTCTTCTCTCTGTAATGGGGGCTCTTGCTGTGTCCATATCTGCGCCTAAATAGTatagtttttaaaacaaacaaaagcagaTAATAAGATTAtttcacccaaaaaaaaaaaaaaaaaaaaaaaaaaaatttaatccatATTGGTCCAGAGATTAGTTTCCTAATCTTTTATGGAGATTCCCAGTGTTTACTCTTTCATTCATTAGTTCTTAACATCAGTCTCTAACAATGAGTTGTCTTACTCCTCACATTGGGCTACTACCTCCAGAAGCAGGGCTGCAAAAAACACACATGCCACTCATATCTCTCTATGTTACTATTATTAAGTAATCAACTGCATAACAAAAGTTGGTACCCAGTAGCAAGGGGTGGACTCCTGTAGCGGACACGCTCCTCACGCCGGCGATCCCGGCTGCGTGACTTGCTACTGCGTCGGCGATCCCGACTGCGGCTTCGGTGACGCCTCTGACGATCCCGGCTCCGGCTCCGACTATTTCTCCGCCTATGTCGGTCCCGGTCTCGGCTGCGGCTAGAGTTGAAGATAACAACTAAATTAGAACACATCTTTCTACTAACTCTTTATGTATTAGCATCATCATCCTTTCCAAATTCCATTCCCAAGACCAGTGATTCCCTTATTTACCTGCGTTTCCGATCCTTGCTTCTGCTATGGCTGCGGCTCCTCTTCTTCCTGTGAAAGACAATAGTTTTAAATCCTCCCACAGGTATCAGAATTTTCACTCATCCCTCTAAAGTGACAAGTTCCATAATAATACACTGGGAAAACAGGGACCATTAAGATAATAGGATGAAAACTGTGGAAGATCTGGCATAAGTGCTTAATACTTGTACACCACCAGCTTATGTTTCTAAATTCCAAAGTTAGGAAACTATTTTTGTCAAAaacaaa
The DNA window shown above is from Sminthopsis crassicaudata isolate SCR6 chromosome 2, ASM4859323v1, whole genome shotgun sequence and carries:
- the RBM23 gene encoding putative RNA-binding protein 23 isoform X2, producing MASDDFDIVIEAMLEAPYKKEEDEQQRKEVKKDSPSNTSTSTSTSTSTSTSSTSNSGGGGTSGSSTSGETSKKKRSRSHSRSKDRKRSRSRDRDRHRRRNSRSRSRDRQRRHRSRSRDRRRSSKSRSRDRRREERVRYRSPPLATGRRYGHSKSPHYREKSPVREPIDNLSPEERDARTVFCMQLAARIRPRDLEDFFSAVGKVRDVRIISDRNSRRSKGIAYVEFCEIQSVPLAIGLTGQRLLGVPIIVQASQAEKNRLAAMANNLQKGSGGPMRLYVGSLHFNITEDMLRGIFEPFGKIDNIVLMKDPDTGRSKGFGFLTFSDSECARRALEQLNGFELAGRPMRVGHVTERLDGGTDITFPDGGEELDLGTAGGRLQLMAKLAEGSGIQLPTTAAAAQAAALQLNGAVPLGALNPAALTALSPALNLASQAIASQCFQLSSLFTPQTM
- the RBM23 gene encoding putative RNA-binding protein 23 isoform X3, giving the protein MASDDFDIVIEAMLEAPYKKEEQRKEVKKDSPSNTSTSTSTSTSTSTSSTSNSGGGGTSGSSTSGETSKKKRSRSHSRSKDRKRSRSRDRDRHRRRNSRSRSRDRQRRHRSRSRDRRRSSKSRSRDRRREERVRYRSPPLATGRRYGHSKSPHYREKSPVREPIDNLSPEERDARTVFCMQLAARIRPRDLEDFFSAVGKVRDVRIISDRNSRRSKGIAYVEFCEIQSVPLAIGLTGQRLLGVPIIVQASQAEKNRLAAMANNLQKGSGGPMRLYVGSLHFNITEDMLRGIFEPFGKIDNIVLMKDPDTGRSKGFGFLTFSDSECARRALEQLNGFELAGRPMRVGHVTERLDGGTDITFPDGGEELDLGTAGGRLQLMAKLAEGSGIQLPTTAAAAQAAALQLNGAVPLGALNPAALTALSPALNLASQAIASQCFQLSSLFTPQTM
- the RBM23 gene encoding putative RNA-binding protein 23 isoform X4 encodes the protein MCSNLVVIFNSSRSRDRDRHRRRNSRSRSRDRQRRHRSRSRDRRRSSKSRSRDRRREERVRYRSPPLATGRRYGHSKSPHYREKSPVREPIDNLSPEERDARTVFCMQLAARIRPRDLEDFFSAVGKVRDVRIISDRNSRRSKGIAYVEFCEIQSVPLAIGLTGQRLLGVPIIVQASQAEKNRLAAMANNLQKGSGGPMRLYVGSLHFNITEDMLRGIFEPFGKIDNIVLMKDPDTGRSKGFGFLTFSDSECARRALEQLNGFELAGRPMRVGHVTERLDGGTDITFPDGGEELDLGTAGGRLQLMAKLAEGSGIQLPTTAAAAQAAALQLNGAVPLGALNPAALTALSPALNLASQAIASQCFQLSSLFTPQTM